GAAGGTTCTTAGCGGTGATGATGTCTTTCCTGTCTACGGCCGAGGACAGCATAAACAGGCAGCACTTGCTGGTCAGGTCCTCCGGAAACTTCTTATACTCATCCATAAACTGCCAGCCATCCATGCCCGGCATGTTGATGTCGAGGAAAATTAATTCTGGAAAGTTGCCAGGGGAGGCTGTTGCCATATCCTTCAAGTGATTCAGCGCGTCCTCAGCCCACTCAAAACTACACACCTCCTCCGCAAAATCCTCATTCTTGATTATACTCTCACAAACAAAGTTGTTTACCTGGTCATCATCAATTAAAACTACTTTCTTTAAGGTGCTCATGGTACTTCTGTAGTTTAAGGTATACATAGAAGGTAGTCCCCATCGAAGGCTGGCTCTCAACTTCAACTTTTCCTCCCAGTAATTCCGCCTGTGTCTTTACAAGGTGTAACCCTATGCCTTTGCCTTCAATCTTGTGGTGGAACCGCTTGTACAGCCCGAATACTTTTCCGTTCTGCTTCTCAAGGTCTATACCCAAACCATTATCCCGAATGCTGAGGCAAAGATAATTGTTTACCTCATAAGTATTAATGCTGACGATTAATTTTTGATCAGGCTTTCTGAATTTAATCGCGTTGGATACCAGGTTGTACAGGATGCTGTGCACATAGCTGCGAACAGCCACGGTGCTTGGTGCCAGATCAAAAGAATACGTGATGCATGCTCCGCAGGCCTCTATCTCCGGTTTCAGGGAGGCCAGCACATCGTCTGCCAACTCCTGAAAGCAAACCTGCTCCTGTGCGGCCTCAGCCTCACTGCGCATGGTGAGCAGGTCGTTCAGGTCACGGATTGTAGTGTCAAGCAGCTGAGCTGAGGTTACAATGTTGTCGATAACCAGGTTGTTGGTAGGTATCTGGGGAGTTTGCCTGTTGTAAATCGAGACAAGGCCAAGCAGGTTGGCAATTGGTGCCCGCATGTTGTGCGACACAATATAGGCGAACTGCTGCAGGTTCTGGTTCTGCTTGAGCAACTGCTCTGTCAGCTTTAGTCGCTTGGCCTCAGTCTCCTTGTTTTGAGTGATATCTGATGCGGCACCGTCTATTCGTACTACACTGCCGTTCTCATTTTTCTTGGGCGACAGGCGCAACAGCACCCATTTGATGCCTGCGTCAGGGGTTACGATTCTTGCCTCATGCTGCTGTTGCTGGCCTGCCAGCACCTTTGGCAGCACTTCCTGCAGCAGCACCTCTTTGTCGGCACTGTATATTATGTTTTGCCATATTAGCTTGTTACCGATAAAGCTCTCTTCGGAATAACCGGTCACATCACGGCATTGCGGACTCATGTAGGTCATGACAAAATCCGTATCGGTGGAGAAGATAACCTCAGGGATATTTTCTATCGTTGACTGCAGTAGGTTTTTGGCCTCTGTTACGTCCCGCTCTGCAAGTTTCCTGTCCGTAATGTCCTGAGTAGTGCCTGTTACGAGTACAGGGTTCCCTTCCTCGTCGCAAATTGTTTCGGTGATGTGGTACAGGTATTTGGTGCTGCCATCCTGCAGGATAATCCGGTGCTCATACGTCAGGTCTTCCTTGCCACAGGCAATGTCGGCTACAAGTTTAAGGGTGGCCTGGCTGTCCCCGGGGTGCAGGAACGGAGCCAGACTGCGCAGCGTCGGAACAAAGTCGGGATATGCAAAGCCGCAGAGATCGTAGAGCGTTCGGGACATGGTGAGCACGTCTTTCTGCAGATCATACTCCCAACTGCCAATTTTGGCGAGACGCTGGGCCTTGGCCAACTGCGTTTCATTTCTTTTGATGGTCTCAATGGCCCTTTTTTGATCTGTCCGGTTGTAGACACTAAGCGTTACGTTGATTACCTGGCCCTTGCCATCAAAAACAGGCTTGAAGGTGATCTCGTGCCAGAAACCACCGGTTCCCTGCTCATACTGGATCGTCAGGCCCTGCATGGCCTTTGCATGGTTGTCGCGGAACTGCCCCTGCTGTTCAGGGTCAATGATGTCCAATATGTCCTGGCCTGTGGCCAACTCCTGGAGCGAAAGCCGCTGCACTTCTTCCTGTGCCACTGCATTGAAGGCAACGATACGTCGTTGGGTATCCAGCAGGTAGATCGCCTGAGGTGAGCTGTCGAGCAGTGCGCGCAGGTTTGCCTCGTTGCGGGTAAGCTGCTCCTGCGCCTCTTTCTGGCCGGAAATATCAATAAAAGTTCCGTTCCAGGTGACGGTACCCTTGCCCTTGCAGGTAGGCAGGCTGTGCCCACGCACCCATCCATACTTGTTCAGGTCAGGTTTCCAAACGCGTAACTCTGCTATCCAGGGGGTCAGGTTCAGGTATGAATCGAGGATGGACTGATGTACAGTTGGCAGGTCGTCCGGGTGCAGGTTACTGAAAAGAATCGAAGGGTCCTGGTAAACCTCTGCCGGCGCCACGCCACATAAATTGGTGATGCCCTCGCTCACGTATGGAAAGCTGGTGGAATGATCAGGGCCCATCTGAAACTGGAACACAGCACCGGGCAAGCTGGAACTAACCTCGTGAAGCTGTCTGGCACTTTTTTCCATCTGTTCCATAGCCTGCTCTCTCTCCTGCACATTCACAGCCACCACCAGCCTTGGATATATGCCGTTCTGCCTCGGCAGAGCGTGCGATTTCAGCTCTACCTTAAACAAATGCCCATCTTTGTGCTTGTGGATGTAACCTTTGCTGCCGGCATCAGAGGCTTTATCGATAGAATGCATGCGCTGCATAAGTTTTTCAACCTCTTCCTCAGGCCTTATATCGAGCAGCGTCATGCCCATAAATTCCTCCCGGGTATAGCCATACTCCTGCACCGCCGCCTTGTTTACCTCTAAAAAGCGGAGGGAGCTTTGGTCATAGACCCACATGGGCACCGGGTTTCTGTTAAATAGCCGCTTGTACTGCATCTGGCTATCCTCGAGTGCCTGCTGCAGCTCCTTACGCTCGTTTACCTCCTCATTCAGGGTGTTGTTTTCCTGGTGCAGTCGCTTGAAAACCTTGGACAGCACAAAAGCGGCCCACACCGAGGCGGAAATGGCCAGCAACAGCAGTAAGGCATAGTCATCAACAATAGACGAAAACCCGGAAATTGCCTCCTGTGTGCGCTTTCTGGAGGAGCTGGCAATGCCATCGCTAAGCTTTACTAACTTTAACTGGTGACTGCTGTAAAAAGGAGCAAGTGTGCCCTTTGCATAGGATTGCGCTTCTGCAGTCAACTTCATGTCGCTGAGCGTGAGCAGACTATCTGCCTGCATTTTGTATTGCCTGCGCTCTTCTACAAGCTCTTTTAGTAGCTGTCTGCGGGCCGTATCTACAATTATAGCGTCCAGTTCGAGGAGAATGGCCTCATTTTCCATGGTTATAACGGCTACCTCCTGGCGCAAGCTGTTTTTAGTGGCGGCGCTGTCGGCAAGCAGGTGCAGTTGGAGCAAGGTCTGTGTTTGCTCCTTGTTATTAAGCAGCTCATTGACGAGCTCCAGCTGCTTATAGGTGCGGAACACGTTGTTACTGTACTCGTTTCGCACCTGGTTTGCCCGTATGTAAGAATAAAGGCAAACGCCTACGAGCACCACTACCAATAGCAGGAAAGAAACACCTAGAGAGCGTATGGTCAGTTGGTGCCTGCTGTTGCCGCTTTGTTTGTTCGTTTTCAAGCTAAGGGTGTACAATAGTTTGGGTACGGCTTCGGAAAGCCTTGTAAGTATAAAGTCTAATATACAGGAGTTATATGTTTTGTGCAACAACCAGATAAGTTGTCCTGCCCGTAAAGATAGGCTATAAGACACAAAAGT
Above is a window of Pontibacter akesuensis DNA encoding:
- a CDS encoding PAS domain S-box protein; its protein translation is MKTNKQSGNSRHQLTIRSLGVSFLLLVVVLVGVCLYSYIRANQVRNEYSNNVFRTYKQLELVNELLNNKEQTQTLLQLHLLADSAATKNSLRQEVAVITMENEAILLELDAIIVDTARRQLLKELVEERRQYKMQADSLLTLSDMKLTAEAQSYAKGTLAPFYSSHQLKLVKLSDGIASSSRKRTQEAISGFSSIVDDYALLLLLAISASVWAAFVLSKVFKRLHQENNTLNEEVNERKELQQALEDSQMQYKRLFNRNPVPMWVYDQSSLRFLEVNKAAVQEYGYTREEFMGMTLLDIRPEEEVEKLMQRMHSIDKASDAGSKGYIHKHKDGHLFKVELKSHALPRQNGIYPRLVVAVNVQEREQAMEQMEKSARQLHEVSSSLPGAVFQFQMGPDHSTSFPYVSEGITNLCGVAPAEVYQDPSILFSNLHPDDLPTVHQSILDSYLNLTPWIAELRVWKPDLNKYGWVRGHSLPTCKGKGTVTWNGTFIDISGQKEAQEQLTRNEANLRALLDSSPQAIYLLDTQRRIVAFNAVAQEEVQRLSLQELATGQDILDIIDPEQQGQFRDNHAKAMQGLTIQYEQGTGGFWHEITFKPVFDGKGQVINVTLSVYNRTDQKRAIETIKRNETQLAKAQRLAKIGSWEYDLQKDVLTMSRTLYDLCGFAYPDFVPTLRSLAPFLHPGDSQATLKLVADIACGKEDLTYEHRIILQDGSTKYLYHITETICDEEGNPVLVTGTTQDITDRKLAERDVTEAKNLLQSTIENIPEVIFSTDTDFVMTYMSPQCRDVTGYSEESFIGNKLIWQNIIYSADKEVLLQEVLPKVLAGQQQQHEARIVTPDAGIKWVLLRLSPKKNENGSVVRIDGAASDITQNKETEAKRLKLTEQLLKQNQNLQQFAYIVSHNMRAPIANLLGLVSIYNRQTPQIPTNNLVIDNIVTSAQLLDTTIRDLNDLLTMRSEAEAAQEQVCFQELADDVLASLKPEIEACGACITYSFDLAPSTVAVRSYVHSILYNLVSNAIKFRKPDQKLIVSINTYEVNNYLCLSIRDNGLGIDLEKQNGKVFGLYKRFHHKIEGKGIGLHLVKTQAELLGGKVEVESQPSMGTTFYVYLKLQKYHEHLKESSFN
- a CDS encoding response regulator — translated: MSTLKKVVLIDDDQVNNFVCESIIKNEDFAEEVCSFEWAEDALNHLKDMATASPGNFPELIFLDINMPGMDGWQFMDEYKKFPEDLTSKCCLFMLSSAVDRKDIITAKNLLDVKEFFSKPLSTEILNIIKEDYIQQ